Proteins encoded in a region of the Lathamus discolor isolate bLatDis1 chromosome Z, bLatDis1.hap1, whole genome shotgun sequence genome:
- the CSNK2A2 gene encoding casein kinase II subunit alpha', which produces MPGPAAGSRARVYAEVNSLRSREYWDYEAHVPSWGNQDDYQLVRKLGRGKYSEVFEAINITNNERVVVKILKPVKKKKIKREVKILENLRGGTNIINLVDTVKDPVSKTPALVFEYINNTDFKQLYQILTDYDIRFYMYELLKALDYCHSMGIMHRDVKPHNVMIDHQQKKLRLIDWGLAEFYHPAQEYNVRVASRYFKGPELLVDYQMYDYSLDMWSLGCMLASMIFRKEPFFHGQDNYDQLVRIAKVLGTDELYGYLKKYHIELDPHFNDILGQHSRKRWENFIHSENRHLVSPEVLDLLDKLLRYDHQQRLTAKEAMEHPYFYPVVKEQSQPSSENAVLSSGLTTAR; this is translated from the exons atgcccggcccggccgccggCAGCCGGGCGCGGGTGTACGCCGAGGTGAACAGCCTGAGGAGCCGCGAGTACTGGGACTACGAGGCGCACGTCCCGAGCTGGGG CAATCAGGACGACTACCAGCTGGTTCGCAAGCTCGGGCGAGGCAAGTACAGTGAGGTCTTTGAGGCCATCAACATCACCAACAACGAAAGGGTCGTCGTGAAGATCCTCAAG ccagtgaagaaaaagaagataaaacgTGAGGTTAAGATTCTGGAGAATCTACGTGGTGGCACCAACATCATTAATTTGGTTGACACTGTCAAGGATCCAGTG TCAAAGACCCCTGCTCTGGTGTTTGAGTACATCAATAACACAGATTTCAAG CAACTGTACCAGATCCTGACAGACTATGATATTCGGTTTTATATGTATGAGCTGCTGAAG GCTCTGGATTACTGTCACAGCATGGGGATCATGCACAGGGACGTCAAACCCCACAACGTCATGATAGACCACCAACAGAAAAAG CTGCGGCTCATAGACTGGGGTTTGGCTGAATTCTACCACCCAGCTCAGGAATACAATGTCCGCGTTGCCTCTAGGTACTTCAAAGGACCAGAGCTGCTTGTGGACTACCAA ATGTATGACTACAGCTTAGACATGTGGAGTTTAGGTTGTATGCTGGCAAGCATGATCTTCCGAAAGGAGCCTTTCTTCCACGGCCAGGACAATTATGACCAA CTGGTTCGCATTGCAAAGGTCCTGGGCACAGATGAGCTGTATGGGTATCTCAAGAAGTACCACATAGAACTGGACCCACATTTCAATGATATCCTGGGGCA GCATTCCCGGAAGCGCTGGGAGAACTTTATCCACAGCGAGAACAGACACCTGGTCAGTCCTGAAGTTCTAGACCTCCTGGACAAGCTCCTGAGATATGACCATCAACAGAGGCTGACTGCCAAGGAGGCTATGGAGCACCCCTATTTCT ATCCAGTGGTGAAGGAGCAGTCCCAGCCCAGCTCAGAAAATGCTGTGCTCTCCAGTGGCCTGACAACAGCACGATGA